One Pichia kudriavzevii chromosome 3, complete sequence genomic window carries:
- a CDS encoding uncharacterized protein (PKUD0C06190; similar to Saccharomyces cerevisiae YDL108W (KIN28); ancestral locus Anc_2.332), whose product MSRIDNYTKFKKLGEGTYAVVYLGKQKTTGREVAVKEIKTEGFKDGLDMSAIREVKYLQELKHPNIIELVDVFSDEKQNLNLVLEVLPGDLEKVLRDKSIIISPVDVKRWLLMILRGVYHCHRNGILHRDLKPNNLLMDPDGNIKIADFGLARSLDQPTERLTSNVVTRWYRAPELLFGARHYTGAVDVWAVGTIFAEMMLRNPYLPGSDDANQLVITLQALGTPTEETWPGVTHLPLYNNLTIYPAPSRAELRRRFAAASENALILLEGMMIMNPVKRWTCEQALLSNYFTEEPIP is encoded by the coding sequence ATGAGCAGAATAGACAATTATACAAAGTTTAAGAAGTTGGGTGAAGGTACCTATGCCGTCGTATATTtaggaaaacaaaaaactaCGGGCCGAGAAGTGGCTGttaaagaaatcaaaacagaaGGCTTCAAAGACGGCCTAGATATGTCTGCAATCCGGGAAGTCAAATATTTACAAGAGCTGAAGCATCCAAATATTATTGAGCTAGTTGATGTGTTTAGTGATGAGAAGCAAAACCTGAATTTAGTTCTAGAAGTTTTGCCTGGGGATTTGGAGAAAGTTTTACGTGACAAAAGTATAATTATTAGCCCCGTTGATGTCAAACGTTGGCTGTTGATGATACTGCGAGGTGTATATCACTGCCATAGAAATGGAATATTACATCGTGATTTAAAACCAAATAACTTGTTAATGGATCCTGATGGGAATATCAAGATTGCCGATTTCGGTTTGGCTCGAAGTTTAGATCAACCTACGGAAAGACTAACATCCAATGTGGTCACAAGGTGGTACAGGGCGCCAGAACTACTCTTTGGCGCAAGGCACTATACTGGAGCTGTTGATGTTTGGGCAGTTGGGACAATTTTCGCAGAAATGATGTTGAGAAATCCATACTTACCAGGATCAGATGATGCTAATCAGTTGGTAATCACTCTACAGGCACTCGGCACACCAACTGAGGAGACATGGCCAGGGGTCACACATCTACCTTTGTACAACAATTTAACTATTTACCCTGCCCCAAGTAGGGCGGAACTTCGTCGGAGGTTTGCTGCTGCAAGCGAAAATGCTTTGATACTTCTGGAAGGAATGATGATTATGAACCCCGTTAAAAGGTGGACATGTGAACAAGCACTTCTTTCCAATTATTTCACAGAGGAACCGATTCCTTAA
- a CDS encoding uncharacterized protein (PKUD0C06200; similar to Saccharomyces cerevisiae YMR171C (EAR1); ancestral locus Anc_2.336), producing MPYIIQGQSNILELNREGIHKSDDVDYNDDIWIPVPLVFFSFFITAFILLIILMVQNCISGTSFYDDNDYDYSNLLYDEEVESEQDAEALRTLTPDEQEIYFQAKEFIKLNHFAQLELANWEFDLIREKGVNAWEFLSPTDDHNSVTIENKSEITFHNINTPISVQSNLPLPNTKDIHYVEYKIFDIPENMKDNTMISLGLCTYPYPSFALPGRYLHSVSYDSNGDRRHNNPFPLESLKDGLHAFPPLEKGDVVGVGFRRVSRNIFFTRNGKKVAESKIGGHVKLPKNLKLFPTVGSINPCRVDVNFGQMGFVYIEANVKKWGLAPLRGSEAPPPLYTKFNHDVLLDTSDVEELDLPEFQEIAESGINKPAEFTDDERGDDQFTLDTIEQPPYYKNLIEDEIREAMNGSVDQGTSADP from the coding sequence ATGCCATATATAATACAGGGGCAATCGAATATCCTGGAATTAAACAGAGAGGGAATACATAAAAGCGATGACGTTGATTACAATGATGACATATGGATACCTGTTCCCCTGGTCTTCTTCTCATTTTTCATTACTGCatttattttattaatTATTCTGATGGTACAAAATTGCATAAGTGGGACGTCCTTCTATGATGACAATGACTATGATTATTCCAATCTACTTTATGATGAAGAGGTGGAATCCGAGCAAGATGCGGAAGCATTACGAACATTGACACCTGATGAACAAGAAATATATTTCCAAGCAAAAGAATTCATCAAGCTGAATCACTTTGCCCAATTAGAACTTGCAAACTGGGAGTTCGACTTGATTAGAGAAAAGGGGGTAAATGCTTGGGAATTTTTGTCTCCTACTGATGATCATAATAGTGTAACTATAGAAAATAAATCAGAAATTACATTCCACAATATCAATACCCCTATATCAGTTCAATCGAATCTACCACTTCCAAATACTAAAGACATACATTACGTAGAATACAAAATTTTTGATATCCCTGAGAATATGAAAGACAACACAATGATTTCCTTAGGATTATGTACATATCCATATCCTTCTTTTGCACTTCCAGGAAGGTACTTACACAGTGTTTCATATGACTCGAATGGAGACAGGCGCCACAATAATCCATTTCCTTTGGAGAGCTTGAAAGATGGACTGCATGCCTTTCCTCCGCTTGAGAAAGGAGATGTTGTGGGTGTCGGGTTCAGAAGAGTTTCaagaaacattttttttaccaGAAATGGTAAGAAAGTAGCTGAGAGCAAAATAGGAGGGCATGTTAAGTTGCCTAAAAACTTAAAACTATTCCCAACTGTCGGAAGTATAAATCCATGTAGAGTGGATGTCAACTTTGGCCAAATGGGGTTTGTCTATATTGAAGCGAACGTTAAAAAATGGGGGTTGGCGCCGCTGAGAGGATCAGAAGCACCGCCTCCATTATACACAAAGTTTAATCATGACGTATTGTTAGATACCAGTGATGTCGAAGAATTAGATTTGCCGGAATTCCAAGAAATTGCTGAGAGTGGTATAAACAAGCCGGCAGAATTtactgatgatgaaagagGGGATGACCAGTTTACTTTAGATACGATTGAACAGCCACCTTATTACAAAAATttaattgaagatgaaattcgAGAGGCAATGAATGGTTCAGTTGATCAAGGGACATCTGCAGATCCTTAA
- a CDS encoding uncharacterized protein (PKUD0C06160; similar to Saccharomyces cerevisiae YDR408C (ADE8); ancestral locus Anc_5.508) gives MVNGCFDVSYSPSSRSQQYQVTRIEQTPYTMAKIVVLISGSGSNLQALIDASTKEPKKLDADIVKVISSSPDAYGLARAAHAKIPIQVHQLKEYYKGIPKDSKEERKVARDQFDSDLAQVVIAEEPDLVVCAGWMLILSMAFLEPLSQVGIPIINLHPALPGTFEGTHAIERSWEAGRKGEITKGGCMVHYVIEAVDMGEPLVVKELEVTQGESVDAWEKKIHDLEHVAIVEGAQLALEKSREEAEAKASQAAKEKEEAEKAQKAKEAKAKALADSKKAETAKKSPIAKKDKKRDKKKSFCVVC, from the coding sequence ATGGTAAATGGTTGTTTTGATGTTAGCTATTCACCATCTAGCAGGTCTCAACAATATCAAGTGACTCGGATAGAGCAAACACCATACACCATGGCAAAGATTGTTGTTTTAATATCAGGAAGTGGGTCGAATTTACAGGCCCTTATTGATGCATCCACTAAGGAACCTAAGAAGTTGGATGCAGATATTGTGAAGGTTATTTCGTCATCACCAGATGCATATGGGCTAGCAAGAGCAGCGCATGCGAAGATTCCCATTCAAGTGCACCAATTGAAGGAGTACTATAAGGGCATACCAAAAGATAGTAAGGAGGAGCGTAAAGTTGCCCGGGACCAGTTTGATTCCGATTTGGCACAGGTGGTGATTGCGGAGGAGCCTGATTTAGTTGTCTGTGCGGGCTGGATGTTGATACTTTCGATGGCGTTCCTCGAGCCGTTGTCCCAAGTGGGTATTCCGATCATCAACTTACATCCGGCGTTGCCAGGGACGTTTGAGGGAACCCATGCTATTGAGAGGTCTTGGGAAGCAGGTCGAAAGGGAGAGATTACAAAGGGAGGATGCATGGTGCACTATGTCATTGAGGCAGTGGATATGGGTGAGCCGCTTGTGGTGAAGGAGCTCGAAGTTACACAGGGAGAGAGTGTTGATGCGTGGGAGAAGAAGATCCACGACCTTGAACACGTTGCGATTGTCGAAGGTGCACAGTTGGCACTGGAGAAGTCCAGAGAGGAAGCGGAGGCCAAAGCTTCCCAGGCAGCaaaggagaaggaagaGGCCGAGAAGGCGCAAAAGGCCAAAGAGGCCAAAGCCAAGGCTTTAGCCGACTCCAAGAAGGCAGAGACGGCTAAAAAGAGTCCAATTGCgaagaaggacaagaagaGAGACAAGAAGAAGTCTTTTTGTGTTGTCTGTTGA
- a CDS encoding uncharacterized protein (PKUD0C06180; similar to Saccharomyces cerevisiae YBR267W (REI1); ancestral locus Anc_1.316) yields the protein METRTVNFTCNACHIQFTKSEDQRDHMKGEWHRYNLKRRVAQLPPISEETFNSKVANIEKKKKEEEMEELTYGINNVQLSAKQQRKKQREELLEKKRKLLELAKNRLVSNGGRVKLDEDGKVVVEKKELTTEEKQLKQEVQEAIRKENEEGNIDEEALIEEKLKNRVDVPITKCIFCKEPEFDDITGTFQHLFKHHGLYVPEKKYLVNPEGLLKYLYEKIGYGNVCLSCNFQGKNFQSIIQHMLSKNHIRIPYETEDEKLEISEFYDFTKTYEVQVTEADGNGEWEDVDEEELENDEDVNEELYASSYGLHLPNGVVLGHRSLAKYYRQNIKPEKELSEGQGTVLAAETRKFVTTVDHKVVELQKRVWNNESKARDRNDRRAQKFINWQPHYRDQLLQ from the coding sequence ATGGAGACAAGAACAGTTAACTTTACATGTAATGCCTGCCACATTCAATTTACCAAATCTGAGGACCAGAGGGATCATATGAAAGGTGAATGGCACCGATACAATTTAAAGAGAAGAGTTGCACAATTACCACCAATTTCTGAAGAAACATTCAACTCCAAAGTTGCTAATattgagaagaagaagaaggaggaagaaatggaagagTTGACATACGGAATAAACAACGTTCAACTAAGTGCAAAGCAGCAGCGTAAGAAACAACGGGAAGAATTacttgagaaaaagagaaaactttTAGAATTAGCCAAGAATAGGTTGGTTAGTAATGGTGGACGTGTCAAATTAGATGAAGACGGAAAAGTGGTTgtagagaagaaggaaTTGACCACAGAAGAGAAGCAATTAAAACAAGAGGTCCAAGAGGCCATCCGTAAGGAAAACGAGGAAGGAAATATTGACGAGGAAGCTTTGATAGaggaaaaactcaaaaataGAGTTGATGTCCCAATTACAAaatgtattttttgtaaGGAGCCGgagtttgatgatattaCTGGcacttttcaacatttatTCAAACATCATGGCCTGTATGTTCCTGAAAAGAAGTACCTTGTGAATCCGGAAGGTTTGTTGAAGTACTTATATGAAAAGATTGGTTATGGTAATGTTTGTTTGTCATGTAATTTTCAGGGTAAGAATTTCCAGAGTATAATCCAACATATGTTGAGTAAGAACCATATTAGAATTCCCTATGAGACTGAAGACGAAAAGTTAGAGATTAGTGAATTTTATGACTTTACTAAGACGTATGAAGTTCAAGTTACTGAAGCTGATGGAAATGGGGAGTGGGAAGATGtcgatgaagaagaacttgaaaatgatgaagatgtgAATGAAGAGCTCTATGCCAGCTCATATGGCTTACATTTACCGAACGGAGTTGTTCTTGGCCATCGTTCGTTGGCCAAGTATTACAGGCAAAATATTAAACCCGAGAAGGAGTTGTCTGAAGGTCAGGGTACAGTTCTTGCTGCTGAAACTAGGAAATTTGTTACAACTGTTGATCACAAAGTCGTTGAGCTACAAAAGCGTGTATGGAACAATGAGTCGAAAGCAAGGGATAGGAACGATAGACGTGCACAAAAGTTCATTAATTGGCAGCCACATTACAGAGATCAACTTTTGCAATAG
- a CDS encoding uncharacterized protein (PKUD0C06170; similar to Saccharomyces cerevisiae YOL146W (PSF3); ancestral locus Anc_3.4), whose protein sequence is MKKLWHPTINIITMIYDDLDEILAESQKFTGTFQIEVENVGFLMNSHESSKITPSEKLELPFYLVNALSHIFISEEEGDNSRSLFTVERPEYLSKLATNFYKASPLNADLSIIEHFYKIVEKWCEFIEQPELVEIVYEMLITRAGRINDLSFNASEMHSRENLEFIQTLDSFEKKLFKISTHSYEEGKKWMKQVNN, encoded by the coding sequence ATGAAGAAGCTTTGGCACCCAACCATAAATATAATTACAATGATATATGATGATCTGGATGAGATTCTAGCAGAGTCACAGAAATTCACAGGTACGTTCCAGATAGAGGTGGAGAATGTTGGATTTTTAATGAATTCTCACGAATCTTCGAAAATCACTCCAAGTGAAAAGCTTGAGTTACCGTTTTATTTGGTCAATGCATTATCCCACATCTTCATTTCCGAGGAAGAGGGTGACAATAGCAGAAGCTTATTTACTGTTGAGAGGCCGGAGTATTTGAGTAAGCTAGCAACCAATTTCTACAAAGCGTCACCACTAAATGCCGACCTCTCGATTATAGAACATTTCTACAAAATCGTAGAGAAATGGTGTGAGTTCATCGAGCAGCCAGAATTAGTAGAAATAGTCTATGAAATGTTAATCACCAGGGCCGGACGAATCAATGATTTGTCATTCAATGCATCAGAAATGCATTCACGAGAAAACTTGGAGTTTATACAAACATTGGATTCGTTTGAGAAGAAGCTCTTCAAGATATCTACACATTCCTATGAGGAAGGCAAGAAATGGATGAAGCAGGTCAACAACTAA